The Oleiphilus messinensis DNA segment CAAGACGCCAAAATACTCATTCTTTACTACAGCCTGCATGGATCGACACGGGAAATGGCCATGTTGATTGCACGAGGCGTTAACAGTGTCTCGGGGTGCGAAGCCGTCATTCGCACCGTCCCGAAAGTATCCACCGTGTGCGAGAGCAGCGAACCCGATATTCCACTCGATGGCGCGGTCTATTGTAACCATGAAGACCTGCAATCCTGTGATGGCCTGATTATCGGTAGTCCAACCCGATTCGGTAATATGGCCGCCCCCCTCAAATACTTTCTGGATTCCACCGTGAATGAATGGGTGAAGGGCACACTGAGCGGCAAACCTGCCGGAGCATTTACCTCAACGGGAAGCCTGCATGGTGGTCAGGAAGCGACACTGTTAACGATGTTGATTCCCCTGATGCATCACGGCATGTTGCTATGCGGATTGCCTTACACCGAGCGTCAACTCGCTTACACTCGCAGCGGTGGAACACCATACGGGCCAAGCCATGTTGCCGGGGAAAACCATAACCATGCGATAAGCGAAGAAGAAAACCAGCTGTGCATTGCCTTTGGAAAACGCATTGCAACGATCGCTCGACAGTTGAAAGCAACTCAAGATTGATCAAGACGAGCAACCACCCTATCACAGACAACCTATGACCAAGACTGCAGAGAATTCAATGCAAACACCGTCCAGTGCCTTAGCCCGAAAAACCAGCATTTCCCATAACACGGCCATCGTTTCTTATATCGGATTGCTGGTTTTACTTGTTTTAACCAGTTTCGATGCGGAAATATCGCTGGCTCTGGTGCTCAGTATCAAGCTCGTTCCCTTGCTGATTTTCATTCCAGGGCTACTGAAAAAGAACTTTAAAGCCCATATCTGGCTCTGCTTTGTCATTCTGCTGTATTTTACACAATACTCTGTGCGGGCGTACCTCACTCAAGGTGACTGGGAACCAGTCTTGATGACACTGTTTAGCGTGACAACCTTTATCGGCTCCATGATGTATGTTCGTTGGGGAAAACAATTAGAGGCCAGCCTGTCACCGGTGCAAGTCCCGGATTCATAAAGACTTCTGTTAAAAAAATTGGCCAGCCGGGGAATCTGCTTCCATACTGAGTACGAACACTTAAAAATCGGAATGCTATGAAAGCTGCTATTGCAAGACCCCCGGAGAAAATACTGACTCTGCCCGATATCGCACTGGGCTTGGTCAACACAAATATTATCAGCCAGGATCAAGCCGACAAGCTTTTCCAGATCAGTGGCAGCGAGTCCGGCAAGAGCAGCCACCCGTTTCATACGATCATCAAGGCAAACTATCACTGCCTGCAATCGGGGGATCTCCTGAATCAGGAGTTTCTCTCCCGGTGGCTGGCAGATTGGGCGAATCAGCCCTACTACCATATCGACCCACTTAAAATTCAAGTCCGCAAGACCACCCAGGTGATGTCATTCGCTTTTGCCCAAAGACACGACATTATAGCTGTAGAAGTCACCAATGATCAGGTGACCATTGCCAGTGCCCAACCGTTTTATCACGCCTGGGAGGACAATTTACAACAAGCCCTGCAAAAGCGAATTGTTCGGGTTGTCGCCCAGCCGGATGAGATTAGCCGGTATACCATCGAGTTTTACCGCCTCGCCAAATCCGTTAATCAGGCCAGTGGCCAGAGTGCAGCAGCATCCCACAACGTCAATAACTTCGAACAGTTGATGGATCTGAAGTCGGAAGGTGACCATGATGCCAATGATCAACACATCGTTAATATTGTCGACTGGCTTTTACAATATGCCCATGAACAGCGGGCAAGTGATATTCATATCGAACCCCGTAGAGAACTGTCTCATATTCGCTTCCGGATCGACGGTATATTGCACCATGTTTACGAGTTTCCCCTGCAGGTCGGGGTTGCCATTGTCAGCCGGTTGAAAATACTGGGTCGCCTTAATGTTGCCGAAAAACGCAAACCTCAGGACGGGCGTATTAAAACCCGAAACCCGGATAATCAGGAAGTTGAACTACGTCTCTCCACCCTGCCCACCGCCTTTGGCGAAAAGCTGGTCATGCGGATATTTGACCCGGAGGTATTGGTCAAAAGTATGCCGGAACTGGGTTTCAGCAGTGAAGATCAGGCAAAATGGCAATCCATGGTCAGCCAGCCTCATGGCATTGTGTTGGTAACCGGACCAACGGGGTCCGGTAAAACCACAACCCTGTATACCACATTGAAACAACTCGCCCAGCCTGAAGTTAACGTTTGTACCATTGAAGATCCCATCGAAATGGTTGAGCCATCGTTCAACCAGATGCAGGTACAGAGCCAAATCGACTTGAGTTTCGCCTCAGGCATTCGCGCCCTGCTCCGGCAAGATCCAGACATCATCATGATCGGTGAGATTCGGGATATGGAAACTGCCGAAATGGCAACACAAGCCGCACTGACGGGGCATTTGGTACTTTCGACATTGCACACCAACGACTCGCCCAGCGCGATCACCCGACTGCTTGAGATCGGCATTCCACCCTATCTGGTGAAGGCAACGGTTCTTGGCGTCATGGCACAACGCTTGGTGCGCACCCTTTGTCCAGCCTGTAAAGCGCCGACGGAGCTTAATCCGGATGAGTGGAATCAACTGGTCAGCCCGTGGAAAGCCGGCCCGCCCAAAAACCCCCATAAACCAGTGGGTTGCCTGGAATGCAGAAACACCGGGTACCGTGGTCGCGCTGGCGTCTACGAAATTATGCCGCTGAGTGAACAGATCAAAACGCAGATTACTGACAATACCAGTGATGACGATATCCGGAAAACCGCCATTAAAGAAGGCATGAGAGGGCTGCGTTTGAGCGGAGCGCAAAAAATTTCAGCCGGGTTCACCACCATAGAGGAAATCCTGCGTGTAACCCCCGCACACCAGAGGTTTTGATTAAATCGAATTCTCACCATAGACTAAATGTTAATTGCAATAATTTAAGGGACATTTCCATGAAACGCACCAGAATGATAACCGGTATTTTTTTCTCCAGCCTGCTGATGTGTCTGTCGAATGTGGTTTGGGCACAGTCTGCAGCAGAGAAAGGTCTGGAAATTGCGCGCGAGGCGGATCGCCGGGACCAAGGCTGGGTAGACAGTACGGCCGACATGAAGATGATTTTGCGAAACAAGCGCGGCGACGAAAGCGTACGCTTGCTCCGCAGCAAAGGCCTTGAGGTTATTGAAGACGGAGATCAAAGTATCATCGTGTTCGATCAACCTGCCGATGTTCGGGGCACAGCTTTGCTCACTTACTCACATAAAACAGGACCGGATGACCAGTGGCTGTACTTACCGGCACTTAAACGCGTTAAACGTATCGCCTCGAGTAACAAGTCCGGTCCATTTATGGGGAGCGAGTTTGCCTTCGAAGACATGGGTGCCCAAGAGGTCGAACAGTACACCTATAAATACCTTCGGGACGAGAGTTGTAACGAACTCACCTGTTTTGTTATTGAGCGCTACCCGACCGACGAGAATTCAGGGTACAGCAAGCAAATCGCGTGGATAGATCAACAGGAATACCGCATCTATAAAGTCGAATACTATGACCGTAAAGACTCGTTACTCAAAACACTGACGCTATCCAAGTTCTACAAATATCTGGATAAATTCTGGCGCGCTCATGATAACTTCATGATGAATCACCAGACCGGGAAAAGCACACGACTCCTGCTAGCCAACTTTAAATTTGACATCGGTCTGGACAAGGCTGATTTTTCCCAAAACAGCTTGAAGCGTGCACAATAACTCAAACTTCCCCAACGCAGGCACGGTTCTGAGCCGTGCCTGCTACATCTGATATCCCGTTGCCCCCATCGACGCCGTTTAACCGCCACCTGACCTTAACGGGCTCACCAACTTGAGTAATCACTCTACTTTTTCAATGTAATCCATGATACCTTTTTGCAACCGAATAATCGGAGCCGCTTCCGGCAATGCAGTCGTAATACTCTCCACCGGATACCGATTACAACATCACATAGAACAACTATCACACTGAACAACTATCACACTGAACAACTATCACAACAAAAAATACAACAAGTAAAACACCATAATAAAGACGAAAAAGGATTAAAGAGGACCACCAAATGGCAAGTACACCGGAAAACACATCTTCCGTAGCCCTGTCGCGGCGCTCACTTTTGAAAACAGGCTTCATGGGCAGTATATTTTTGAGCAGCGTCAGCATGACAGCTGGGCTCAGTGGCTGCGCAACCCAGCCAGCACAACCCAAACCTGGACAGGATGCATCCGCAGTGCATCATTATCAATTCCTTTCCGAAGACGATATTGTTATGTTGGGTGTATTGGTGCCGGCGATTACGGGTGCAAACTTATCCGCAGAAAATGCACAACCCAAAGTCAGCCACTGCATCAAAAGTATCGATCAGGGCTTGATGTTAATTGGTGATGCCAACAAAAAGGAAGTTCGTAAACTCTTTGATCTGCTTAACTTCACCCCCACTCGGGGTTTACTGGGTGGCATTTGGTCCAGCTGGGAAAACACAAGCCAGGAACAAGCGACAGAATTTCTGGCATCATGGCGCTACAGTTCAATGGCATTGCTTAACAATGCCTATGCCGCTCTTATCAAAATCGTATCGCTGACCTGGTACGCAGATGAAACTAACTGGTCGGAATCTCATTATCCGGGTCCACCTGACTATGCAGTCAATGCCCTCCCCCAATTCCGGAAAGCTTGATCCCCCCGGAACCCATAATCAAAATAAGGACCACAGGATATGAGTGTAAAAGACATCATTGAGGCCGGTCTCACGTCCGGCAACTGGAAAACGACTGACGCAGCTACCATTGCCGAGAAGCTGACGCTGGAAGCAGATGTAGTTGTAGTTGGCACCGGCGCGGGCGGCGGCACTACAGCAGAAATTCTCAGCGAGAAAGGATTGAATGTCATTCTGGTTGAGGAGGGGCGACTCAATCGTATGAAAGATTTCAATATGAGCGAGTCGAAATCCTACCCGAAGCTATACCAGGAGGGCATGGGACGGGTAACCGCTGACGGAGCAATCGCCATTATGCAAGGCCGCACGGTTGGAGGCTCAACCACCGTTAACTGGACTTCAAGCTTCACAACACCGGATAAAACCCTGGACCACTGGACGAACTACCACCAGCTAAAAGGGTTCACCAAAGAAGCCATGGCGCCCTGGTTTGAAAATCGCAAAAAACGTCTGAACATTGAAAAGTGGGCTGTAGACCCCAACGCCAATAACGCCGCATTAGCCACGGGGTGTGAGGCGCTGGGCTGGAAACACGCCATTATCCCAAGAAACGTAAAAGCCTGCTGGAATTTGGGTTATTGCGGTATGGGCTGCCCAACCAACGCGAAACAATCCATGCTGATTACTACGGTTCCGGGCGCATTGAACAATGGTGCTCACCTCGTTTATGGTGCCCGCGCTGAAAAGCTGCTAATCGAAGGTGACCAAACCAGGGCTTTAATCTGTACTGCGCTGGATGAATCAGGCACCACGCCAACCGGGCAATCTATCGAAATCAGAGCAAAACACTTTGTCATCTCGGCGAGTGCGATCGGGAGCCCGGCGCTCTTACTCCGTTCCGAGGCACCCGATCCCTATGATCGTCTCGGGAAGCGCACTTTTCTACATCCGGTCAATGCCGCAATGGCAACGATGCCGGAAAAAGTCGATCCATTCTACGGTGCACCTCAGTCCGTTTATTCAGACGAATTCGTCTGGAAATACGGCACAACCGGCCCCATTGGTTTCAAAATGGAAGTGTCCCCATTACACCCCGGCCTGATGTCTGCCGTAATTGGCCAACATGGTGACACATTGCGGGAAGCCATGGCCGAACTGCCCCACACTCAAGCAACCATCGCCCTGATGCGTGACGGATTCCATCCCGAAAGTGAGGGCGGCACCGTCAGCCTGCGCGATGATGGCAGCCCGGTACTTGATTACCCGATAACGGATGTCATGTGGCAAGGTTTACGGGACGCCTATCTCAAAATGGCGGAAGTTCAGTTCGCTGCTGGTGCCAAAACCGTACGTTTGATCCATCTGGACTCACCGGTATTTACCTCATGGTCACAAGCCAAGGCATCAATACAGGCATTGCCAATGGCCATCCATCGTGCCCGATTATTCAGCGCACACCAAATGGGTGGCTGCAGTATGGGGGAAAATCCGAAATCATCGGTGGTAAACAGTCTGGGAGAACACCATCAACTGCGTAACCTCAATGTAATCGATGGCTCAACCTTCCCGACCAGTATCGGCGCAAACCCACAGCTCTCTATTTACGGAATGGCCGCAATGCAGGCAACCCACCTGGCCAATCGGTTAAGCGCCTGATCTGCCCCGAAAGCGATAGCCTCTCCCTGAGCACGGATCACATCTGAACCTGAGTCTCAGGGAGAAACCTATCCCCGACATTGATCCAGCACCTGCTGCCATGCTTTTTGATGGCGATCAACGGCTTTTCGGAATTCAAACCATAGCGATTTGGTGTGCATTTCGGAGGCTTGATGGGGCTCTGAGTCGGAATCCGGTTCGTAATCAAAGTAGTATTGAAAATAACGCATCCAGTCCTCGGGAACGACAATCTGTTGCTGTTCAACCAGCTTTCGGAAGAGGCTGACTTCGCGGCGATACACTTGATCCAGCTTTGTCAGATAAGGCTGTACGGTGGGACCATAATAATTGAAGAGCAAGCCTTTAACTCGGACCGGCATTTTTCCGGGTACAGGGCAAATTACCCCCCTGTCCAACCGGGCTTCAATCAGAGCAGAGATCTGATTCAACCGCGCTTGATAATATCCGGCACGATGGAAATAAAGCCCGAGACCCGGTAACACCTCCCAGAACTGGAACAACCGGATGTACGGGGTGAATCGGATTTCGGAAACTTCAAATAAGCGCTCCGACTCAATAACG contains these protein-coding regions:
- the wrbA gene encoding NAD(P)H:quinone oxidoreductase, yielding MNKQDAKILILYYSLHGSTREMAMLIARGVNSVSGCEAVIRTVPKVSTVCESSEPDIPLDGAVYCNHEDLQSCDGLIIGSPTRFGNMAAPLKYFLDSTVNEWVKGTLSGKPAGAFTSTGSLHGGQEATLLTMLIPLMHHGMLLCGLPYTERQLAYTRSGGTPYGPSHVAGENHNHAISEEENQLCIAFGKRIATIARQLKATQD
- a CDS encoding DUF2069 domain-containing protein; protein product: MTKTAENSMQTPSSALARKTSISHNTAIVSYIGLLVLLVLTSFDAEISLALVLSIKLVPLLIFIPGLLKKNFKAHIWLCFVILLYFTQYSVRAYLTQGDWEPVLMTLFSVTTFIGSMMYVRWGKQLEASLSPVQVPDS
- a CDS encoding GspE/PulE family protein, with amino-acid sequence MKAAIARPPEKILTLPDIALGLVNTNIISQDQADKLFQISGSESGKSSHPFHTIIKANYHCLQSGDLLNQEFLSRWLADWANQPYYHIDPLKIQVRKTTQVMSFAFAQRHDIIAVEVTNDQVTIASAQPFYHAWEDNLQQALQKRIVRVVAQPDEISRYTIEFYRLAKSVNQASGQSAAASHNVNNFEQLMDLKSEGDHDANDQHIVNIVDWLLQYAHEQRASDIHIEPRRELSHIRFRIDGILHHVYEFPLQVGVAIVSRLKILGRLNVAEKRKPQDGRIKTRNPDNQEVELRLSTLPTAFGEKLVMRIFDPEVLVKSMPELGFSSEDQAKWQSMVSQPHGIVLVTGPTGSGKTTTLYTTLKQLAQPEVNVCTIEDPIEMVEPSFNQMQVQSQIDLSFASGIRALLRQDPDIIMIGEIRDMETAEMATQAALTGHLVLSTLHTNDSPSAITRLLEIGIPPYLVKATVLGVMAQRLVRTLCPACKAPTELNPDEWNQLVSPWKAGPPKNPHKPVGCLECRNTGYRGRAGVYEIMPLSEQIKTQITDNTSDDDIRKTAIKEGMRGLRLSGAQKISAGFTTIEEILRVTPAHQRF
- a CDS encoding outer membrane lipoprotein-sorting protein is translated as MKRTRMITGIFFSSLLMCLSNVVWAQSAAEKGLEIAREADRRDQGWVDSTADMKMILRNKRGDESVRLLRSKGLEVIEDGDQSIIVFDQPADVRGTALLTYSHKTGPDDQWLYLPALKRVKRIASSNKSGPFMGSEFAFEDMGAQEVEQYTYKYLRDESCNELTCFVIERYPTDENSGYSKQIAWIDQQEYRIYKVEYYDRKDSLLKTLTLSKFYKYLDKFWRAHDNFMMNHQTGKSTRLLLANFKFDIGLDKADFSQNSLKRAQ
- a CDS encoding GMC family oxidoreductase encodes the protein MSVKDIIEAGLTSGNWKTTDAATIAEKLTLEADVVVVGTGAGGGTTAEILSEKGLNVILVEEGRLNRMKDFNMSESKSYPKLYQEGMGRVTADGAIAIMQGRTVGGSTTVNWTSSFTTPDKTLDHWTNYHQLKGFTKEAMAPWFENRKKRLNIEKWAVDPNANNAALATGCEALGWKHAIIPRNVKACWNLGYCGMGCPTNAKQSMLITTVPGALNNGAHLVYGARAEKLLIEGDQTRALICTALDESGTTPTGQSIEIRAKHFVISASAIGSPALLLRSEAPDPYDRLGKRTFLHPVNAAMATMPEKVDPFYGAPQSVYSDEFVWKYGTTGPIGFKMEVSPLHPGLMSAVIGQHGDTLREAMAELPHTQATIALMRDGFHPESEGGTVSLRDDGSPVLDYPITDVMWQGLRDAYLKMAEVQFAAGAKTVRLIHLDSPVFTSWSQAKASIQALPMAIHRARLFSAHQMGGCSMGENPKSSVVNSLGEHHQLRNLNVIDGSTFPTSIGANPQLSIYGMAAMQATHLANRLSA